Proteins from a genomic interval of Symmachiella macrocystis:
- a CDS encoding family 16 glycoside hydrolase: MTRRLLILLTAAIALLPATLTFAADKELRVGIIGLDTSHVLAFAGMLNSKDPGPEFANCRVEAAYPKGSPDIESSTSRVPGYTEKIKAMDVEIVDSIDALLEKVDVVLLETNDGRPHYEQVLPVLKAGKPVFIDKPIAGSLTDAVAIFNAAQFYDVPVFSSSSLRYSSGAQAIRNGAIGEVVGCDAYSPCSLEATHPDFYWYGIHGVETLFTCMGTGCKSVVRVGAPDMDVAVGTWDGGRIGTFRGIRGKGGYGGTAFGSKEIRPIGKYDGYKPLLVEIVKFFRTGKAPVSAAETLQIYAFMEAADESKRQGGVPVTLASVMKTARAAAAEKSLATPNQLTEAEKADGWRLLFNGKDHTGWHCNNGKEIATPVEEGSLVPFKSGGYLIIHEDQFGDFVLKCDVKMSSDDCNSGIFFRVADPKNPVMTGFEAQVYSGGTGIHDFGAIYDLVPATRDVVAEPGDWNSLQITCKGPHIQIVTNGEVVSEMNCDDFTEKGLRPDGTEHKFGSVIKDAARKGYLGFQDHGQKVWVRNVKIKELD, from the coding sequence ATGACACGACGTTTGTTGATCCTCTTAACGGCAGCCATTGCCCTGTTACCCGCCACACTAACATTTGCCGCTGACAAAGAGTTGCGGGTGGGAATCATCGGTCTCGACACGTCCCACGTGCTGGCCTTTGCTGGAATGCTCAACTCCAAAGATCCCGGACCGGAATTCGCCAATTGCCGCGTTGAGGCGGCCTACCCCAAGGGGAGCCCCGACATCGAGAGCAGCACGAGTCGCGTTCCGGGATACACTGAAAAAATCAAAGCGATGGACGTAGAGATCGTCGATTCCATCGATGCCTTGCTGGAAAAAGTCGACGTCGTATTGCTGGAAACCAACGATGGACGTCCGCACTACGAACAAGTCCTGCCGGTACTCAAAGCAGGCAAACCGGTTTTTATTGACAAGCCGATTGCCGGCTCCTTGACCGATGCCGTGGCGATTTTTAATGCTGCGCAGTTTTACGACGTCCCTGTTTTTTCTTCGTCGTCGTTACGCTACTCCTCCGGCGCCCAGGCAATTCGCAACGGTGCAATCGGCGAGGTCGTCGGTTGCGATGCCTATAGCCCGTGTTCACTCGAAGCGACGCATCCCGACTTTTACTGGTATGGTATTCACGGCGTGGAAACCCTGTTCACCTGTATGGGCACCGGCTGCAAATCGGTCGTCCGCGTGGGCGCCCCCGACATGGACGTTGCCGTAGGGACTTGGGACGGAGGACGAATTGGCACGTTTCGCGGAATTCGTGGCAAAGGAGGATACGGTGGCACGGCGTTCGGCAGCAAAGAAATTCGACCGATCGGAAAATACGATGGCTACAAGCCGTTGCTCGTCGAAATCGTGAAATTCTTTCGCACCGGTAAGGCGCCGGTGAGTGCAGCGGAAACGCTACAGATCTATGCCTTTATGGAAGCAGCCGATGAAAGCAAACGCCAAGGAGGCGTGCCTGTCACTCTGGCCAGCGTAATGAAAACCGCCCGCGCCGCAGCCGCTGAAAAAAGCTTGGCGACCCCCAATCAACTGACCGAAGCTGAAAAGGCCGACGGTTGGCGGTTGTTGTTCAATGGCAAGGATCACACCGGCTGGCACTGCAACAACGGCAAAGAAATCGCCACACCGGTCGAAGAGGGAAGTTTGGTCCCGTTCAAATCGGGCGGCTATTTGATTATCCATGAAGATCAATTCGGCGACTTCGTACTCAAGTGCGACGTCAAAATGAGCAGCGATGATTGCAACTCCGGAATCTTCTTCCGCGTCGCCGACCCCAAAAATCCGGTGATGACCGGGTTCGAAGCCCAGGTGTATAGCGGCGGAACGGGGATTCACGATTTCGGCGCGATTTATGACCTCGTGCCAGCAACCCGCGATGTTGTTGCTGAGCCGGGCGATTGGAATTCTCTGCAAATCACCTGCAAAGGCCCACACATTCAAATCGTTACCAATGGCGAAGTCGTTTCGGAAATGAACTGCGACGATTTCACCGAAAAAGGCCTACGGCCCGACGGCACTGAGCACAAGTTCGGCTCGGTGATTAAAGATGCCGCCCGCAAAGGCTATCTTGGTTTCCAAGACCACGGCCAAAAAGTGTGGGTGCGGAATGTGAAAATCAAAGAGCTCGACTAA